From a region of the Pseudonocardia sp. T1-2H genome:
- a CDS encoding site-specific integrase — MLAGIRRTHRTRPARVAPARPDDLRAMLSPLDPARPADARDRALLLIGFAGALRRSELAALTLADLVVDADGLRVFIAAGKTDPTATGHTRGLAYGAHPESCPVRAWRAWLVHRVPSPALDEDAPGADGPSPHSAGTGTDPRYLPSAGAFVAVDRWGRLGTRALSDRSIARIIGARADAAGLTGHWAGHSLRRGFATTGYAAGASELAIMRHGRWRSKLGDARLHRRGHRVDGQPHHPPRPLTHLANSHMRSHIWPLRSRQLPPRLCPHRHAHAHARLRH, encoded by the coding sequence GTGTTGGCCGGGATCCGGCGCACCCACCGCACCCGCCCGGCCCGGGTCGCCCCGGCCCGCCCGGATGACCTGCGCGCCATGCTCAGCCCGCTGGACCCGGCCCGGCCGGCGGACGCCCGGGACCGGGCGCTGCTGCTGATCGGGTTCGCCGGGGCGCTGCGCCGCTCCGAACTGGCCGCGCTCACCCTCGCCGACCTGGTCGTCGACGCCGACGGGCTGCGGGTGTTCATCGCCGCTGGCAAGACCGACCCGACCGCCACCGGGCACACCCGCGGGCTGGCCTACGGCGCGCACCCCGAGTCGTGCCCGGTCCGGGCCTGGCGGGCCTGGCTGGTCCACCGGGTGCCCTCCCCCGCGCTTGACGAGGATGCCCCAGGTGCCGACGGCCCGTCGCCGCACTCCGCCGGCACCGGGACCGACCCGCGTTATCTGCCCTCCGCAGGAGCGTTCGTGGCGGTGGACCGGTGGGGCCGGCTCGGCACCCGGGCCTTGTCGGACCGGTCGATCGCCCGGATCATCGGTGCCCGGGCCGACGCGGCCGGCCTGACCGGGCATTGGGCCGGGCATTCGCTGCGCCGCGGGTTTGCCACCACCGGCTACGCCGCCGGGGCCAGCGAGCTCGCCATCATGCGGCACGGCCGCTGGCGGTCGAAGCTCGGCGATGCGCGGCTACATCGACGAGGGCACCGTGTGGACGGACAACCCCACCACCCGCCTCGGCCTCTAACCCACCTCGCTAACTCACATATGCGGTCACATATATGGCCGCTGCGCAGTCGTCAGCTGCCGCCTCGGCTGTGTCCACATCGGCATGCTCATGCGCATGCACGGCTACGCCACTAG
- a CDS encoding transposase: protein MVTINIWLRALAAGSGCIGSCSTGSPSTTCLTEGQAQMIPGWPYSFVAALEPGRTSWTALLDAVRLGPADDATTMTADQLRAVVGRLIAAGHWRAGDPHILIVADAGYDITRLAFVVADLPVELLGRIRSDRVLRMPKRPRLPGRTGRPPRHGPQFALNKPATWPEPAHISITETTRYGTATATSWDRLHPRGDPPRLPGRPRRRAARARGHPHPAAGRAPAR from the coding sequence ATCGTCACGATCAACATCTGGCTACGCGCCCTCGCCGCCGGCAGCGGCTGCATCGGGTCGTGCTCGACCGGCTCGCCCAGCACGACCTGCCTGACTGAGGGCCAGGCCCAGATGATCCCGGGCTGGCCCTACTCGTTCGTCGCCGCTCTGGAACCGGGCCGGACCTCCTGGACCGCGCTGCTGGACGCGGTCCGGCTCGGCCCGGCTGATGACGCCACCACGATGACCGCGGACCAACTCCGCGCGGTGGTCGGCAGGCTGATCGCGGCGGGGCACTGGCGCGCCGGTGATCCGCATATCCTGATCGTGGCCGACGCCGGCTACGACATCACCCGGCTGGCGTTCGTCGTGGCCGACCTACCGGTCGAGCTTCTCGGCCGGATCCGCTCCGACCGGGTCCTGCGAATGCCGAAGCGGCCCCGGTTGCCCGGCCGCACCGGACGCCCACCCCGGCACGGGCCGCAGTTCGCTCTGAACAAGCCAGCCACCTGGCCCGAACCCGCCCACATCTCGATCACCGAGACCACCCGCTACGGCACCGCGACCGCGACCAGCTGGGACCGGCTGCACCCGCGGGGTGACCCACCGCGGCTGCCGGGCCGACCACGACGGCGAGCTGCCCGTGCTCGAGGGCACCCTCATCCGGCTGCAGGTCGAGCACCTGCCCGGTGA
- a CDS encoding LLM class flavin-dependent oxidoreductase, with translation MPVKVLLQTAPHGGTPEEIAEQRPLGRQRYTFHTMLQRLVRAAKAADELGYWGMAHAEHHFHSEAIEYCPNPGLMAMYLGQHTKRLMHGELGYVVPARDPLRLAEEIAMIDHMLSGRTFVGMARGYQSRWTNVLGQHYHVTSTTSDQGELDRRNKELFFEHYELMKKAWTQDYFTHDTEHYKVPFPADGLRNWPAAEVTRKYGTPGEVDDEGTLKHISVVPRPYQEPHPQLFQAFSVSESTLRWCGEEGITPTILWSDIAKVENLMRAYYEASAAAGRHYEWGQNVGIVRGFHITDSSDVADAVGEHEGFIWTNWFNYFGFTEALRYPDEADGTPIPAPGETIGERLMKSGMFMAGSVDDVKRQVEQMLDRAPVEYLIWLGDFTSDNGMRQLELFAKHIMPEFDMQVTTEPAGQ, from the coding sequence GTGCCTGTCAAGGTCTTGCTGCAAACCGCTCCGCACGGTGGCACGCCGGAGGAGATCGCCGAGCAACGGCCGCTGGGCCGTCAGCGCTACACGTTCCACACGATGCTCCAGCGGTTGGTCCGCGCGGCGAAGGCCGCGGACGAGCTGGGCTACTGGGGAATGGCTCACGCCGAGCACCATTTCCACTCCGAGGCCATCGAGTACTGCCCCAACCCGGGCCTGATGGCGATGTACCTCGGCCAGCACACCAAACGCCTCATGCACGGCGAGCTCGGCTACGTCGTTCCCGCGCGCGACCCCCTCCGTCTCGCGGAGGAGATCGCCATGATCGACCACATGCTCAGCGGCCGGACCTTCGTCGGCATGGCGCGCGGCTATCAGAGCCGCTGGACCAACGTTCTCGGCCAGCACTACCACGTCACCTCGACGACCTCGGACCAGGGCGAGCTCGACCGGCGCAACAAGGAGCTCTTCTTCGAGCACTACGAGCTGATGAAGAAGGCGTGGACCCAGGACTACTTCACCCACGACACCGAGCACTACAAGGTGCCCTTCCCCGCCGACGGGCTGAGGAACTGGCCGGCCGCCGAGGTCACCCGCAAGTACGGGACCCCCGGTGAGGTTGACGACGAGGGCACCCTCAAGCACATCAGCGTGGTCCCCCGGCCCTATCAGGAGCCGCATCCTCAGCTGTTCCAGGCCTTCTCAGTGTCCGAGTCCACGCTGCGCTGGTGCGGCGAGGAAGGCATCACCCCGACGATCCTGTGGTCGGACATCGCCAAGGTCGAGAACCTAATGCGGGCCTACTACGAGGCCTCGGCCGCCGCCGGTCGCCACTACGAGTGGGGACAGAACGTCGGGATCGTACGCGGCTTCCACATCACCGACAGCTCCGACGTCGCGGATGCCGTCGGCGAGCACGAGGGCTTCATTTGGACCAACTGGTTCAACTACTTCGGGTTCACCGAGGCATTGCGGTACCCCGACGAGGCCGATGGCACCCCGATCCCTGCGCCGGGCGAGACGATCGGTGAGCGCCTGATGAAGTCGGGCATGTTCATGGCCGGCTCGGTCGACGACGTGAAGCGCCAGGTCGAGCAGATGCTCGACCGGGCGCCGGTCGAGTACCTCATCTGGCTGGGCGACTTCACCTCCGACAACGGCATGCGCCAGCTCGAGCTGTTCGCCAAGCACATCATGCCCGAGTTCGACATGCAGGTGACGACCGAGCCCGCCGGCCAGTAG
- a CDS encoding 3,4-dihydroxy-2-butanone-4-phosphate synthase: MTTRPVTRNGGDRDTHHASGLRHPLADGVVCVAEALAALRAGLPVLVTDDMGTPTRTEVVLAGCLARARWTAWMVRRSSGVLCVALDGARADHLDLPMMVARHERHERPAYTISVDATRGVSTGISAADRSRTARVLADPGSGPADLIRPGHLLPVVIERGGVLTRAALPEAAADLCDLAGLPRVALTAELVADTGPLLEPDEAKSLAARHDLVALNLTDVVRHRLRHGDYSDPRVATHSFAAFVDW; this comes from the coding sequence ATGACCACTCGGCCAGTCACCCGCAACGGTGGTGATCGCGACACACACCACGCCAGCGGGCTGCGGCACCCTCTGGCCGACGGGGTCGTCTGTGTGGCGGAGGCGCTCGCCGCGCTGCGCGCCGGGCTGCCGGTTCTCGTCACCGACGACATGGGGACCCCGACCCGGACCGAGGTCGTCCTCGCAGGCTGCCTCGCCCGAGCAAGGTGGACCGCCTGGATGGTCCGGCGCTCGTCTGGCGTGCTCTGTGTCGCGCTGGACGGAGCCCGCGCCGACCACCTCGATCTGCCGATGATGGTGGCACGCCATGAGCGGCACGAGCGCCCTGCCTACACCATCTCGGTGGACGCCACCCGTGGCGTATCCACCGGCATCAGTGCTGCTGACCGCTCCCGCACCGCCCGCGTACTCGCCGACCCCGGGTCCGGGCCCGCCGACCTCATCCGACCCGGGCACCTCTTGCCGGTAGTGATCGAACGGGGTGGGGTCCTCACACGAGCCGCCTTGCCCGAAGCAGCCGCCGATCTGTGTGACCTCGCAGGCCTCCCCCGGGTCGCGCTCACCGCAGAACTCGTCGCCGACACCGGCCCCCTCCTCGAACCGGACGAGGCCAAGTCCCTCGCGGCCCGCCACGATCTCGTCGCCCTGAACCTCACCGACGTCGTCCGACACCGCCTCCGCCACGGCGACTACTCCGACCCGCGGGTCGCCACGCACTCCTTCGCCGCCTTCGTCGACTGGTAG
- a CDS encoding AMP-binding protein, translated as MLSSALPAHVATMTTLAPLFEALRGFGDRPAIRFGGDTWTYQRLVDEADRLARGLIGLGVGPGVPVALMMSNRPEYLVADLAVIRCGAIKVPLNDMLSQGEIAHILADSGAAVAIADRGLLPAAQQAVTGTLHTLITVDSLEETPPGTTPWRTVLQDGDDRNAAPRTAASTDPAALDDLGLILYTGGTTGRPKGVTHTQRGLAVNLLSHIIEAGIGDDERILLTSPLPHSAGFLAQAGLLRGATLLLERRFDPEQVLGLIADGTITFTFMVPTMIYRLLDRAAGRDLSASALRTILYGAAPVTRERLAQGLATFGPVFMQLYGQSEAPNFLTRLRREDHTTDPALAHRLTSCGRAVLLATVAVVDDDGHPLPPVR; from the coding sequence ATGCTCTCCTCGGCCCTCCCTGCCCACGTCGCGACCATGACCACCCTGGCGCCGCTGTTCGAGGCGTTGCGCGGCTTCGGCGACCGGCCGGCCATCCGTTTCGGCGGAGACACCTGGACCTACCAGCGCCTCGTCGACGAGGCCGACCGGCTCGCCCGCGGCCTCATCGGCCTGGGTGTGGGCCCCGGAGTACCTGTCGCGTTGATGATGTCCAACCGGCCCGAGTACCTGGTCGCCGACCTGGCCGTCATCCGCTGCGGAGCGATCAAGGTCCCGCTCAACGACATGCTCTCGCAGGGCGAGATCGCCCATATCCTCGCCGACAGCGGCGCCGCCGTGGCCATTGCCGACCGGGGCCTGCTGCCCGCGGCGCAGCAAGCAGTCACGGGCACCCTCCACACGCTCATCACCGTTGACAGCCTCGAGGAGACACCGCCGGGGACCACGCCGTGGCGCACCGTGCTCCAGGACGGGGACGACAGGAATGCCGCGCCGCGCACGGCGGCATCAACCGATCCGGCCGCGCTCGACGATCTCGGCCTAATCCTCTACACCGGCGGCACCACCGGTCGCCCCAAGGGCGTGACGCACACCCAGCGAGGGCTGGCCGTCAACCTGCTCTCCCACATCATCGAAGCCGGGATCGGCGACGATGAGCGGATCCTGCTCACCTCGCCGCTACCCCACTCCGCCGGCTTCCTCGCCCAAGCAGGCCTGCTGCGCGGAGCGACACTGCTGCTCGAGCGCCGCTTCGATCCCGAACAGGTGCTCGGCCTCATCGCCGACGGCACCATCACCTTCACCTTCATGGTCCCGACCATGATCTACCGACTGCTCGACCGCGCCGCCGGCCGTGACCTGTCCGCGAGCGCGCTGCGCACGATCCTCTACGGCGCCGCGCCCGTCACCCGTGAACGGCTCGCCCAGGGCCTCGCCACCTTCGGGCCGGTCTTCATGCAGCTCTACGGCCAGTCCGAGGCGCCCAACTTCCTCACCCGTCTCCGCCGCGAGGACCACACCACCGACCCCGCCCTCGCCCACCGGCTCACCAGCTGCGGGCGGGCGGTCCTGCTCGCCACCGTGGCCGTCGTCGACGACGACGGCCACCCCCTGCCCCCGGTGAGGTAG
- a CDS encoding Txe/YoeB family addiction module toxin, producing the protein MKFVWDENAWADYLWWQTQDRKVLKRINTLLQDVARTGNEGIGKPEPLKHGFQGYWSRRITDEHRLIYKIVDDEIRIAACRYHY; encoded by the coding sequence GTGAAGTTCGTCTGGGACGAGAACGCCTGGGCCGACTACCTGTGGTGGCAGACCCAGGATCGTAAGGTCCTCAAGCGAATCAACACGCTGCTCCAGGACGTCGCGCGTACCGGCAATGAAGGCATCGGCAAGCCCGAACCCCTCAAGCACGGCTTCCAGGGCTACTGGTCGCGACGCATCACCGACGAGCACCGACTCATCTACAAGATCGTCGACGACGAGATCCGTATCGCCGCCTGCCGCTACCACTACTAG
- a CDS encoding aldehyde dehydrogenase, whose protein sequence is MGTSAGTDFFGHIIDGEEIPSADGATFDSVDPWTREPWARAALGGADEADRAVTAARRAFDEGPWPQTGFAERGALIHKLADLIEAHADELALADSRDMGKPVADAKGKDVPRTAQNFRFFADHARLATAEAYPMDTGHHAYARFEPAGVVAAIAPWNFPLMLESWKIAPALAWGNTVVLKPAEDSPASATILARLALEAGIPPGVLNVLHGYGPDSAGEALTTDPRVDRITFTGESATGRAITGAAARNLTPVSLELGGKGANLVFADADLDNAVDWSIKAIFTNAGQVCLAGSRLYVERTILDEFLDRFVAAAEALVIGDPRDPATQIGPLASETHYTKVRGHLENAAGKMLTGGLGDGWVVRPTVIVDAPADSPIQREEVFGPVVTVTPFDSEAEAVGLANDSPYGLNAMVFTENLSRAHRVAAALQAGTVWTNCFFIRDLRAPFGGFADSGWGREGGTFSREFFTEPKAVVMAVSAAHDGS, encoded by the coding sequence ATGGGGACCAGCGCTGGGACGGATTTTTTCGGGCACATCATCGACGGCGAGGAGATCCCGTCCGCCGACGGGGCGACCTTCGACTCGGTGGACCCCTGGACCCGCGAGCCCTGGGCGCGGGCCGCGCTGGGCGGCGCGGACGAGGCCGACCGGGCGGTCACCGCGGCCCGCCGGGCCTTCGACGAGGGGCCCTGGCCGCAGACGGGTTTCGCCGAGCGCGGCGCGTTGATCCACAAGCTGGCTGACCTGATCGAGGCGCATGCCGACGAACTCGCGCTGGCCGACTCCCGGGACATGGGCAAGCCGGTCGCGGACGCGAAGGGCAAGGACGTCCCACGCACCGCCCAGAACTTCCGGTTCTTCGCCGACCACGCCCGGCTCGCGACCGCCGAGGCCTACCCGATGGACACCGGCCACCACGCCTACGCCCGCTTCGAACCGGCCGGGGTGGTCGCCGCGATCGCCCCCTGGAACTTCCCGCTGATGCTGGAGTCCTGGAAGATCGCCCCGGCGCTGGCCTGGGGCAACACCGTCGTGCTCAAGCCGGCCGAGGACTCCCCGGCCTCTGCGACGATCCTGGCTCGCCTCGCCCTTGAGGCCGGCATCCCGCCCGGCGTGCTCAACGTCCTGCACGGCTACGGCCCCGATTCTGCGGGCGAGGCGCTCACGACGGACCCGCGGGTCGACCGGATCACCTTCACCGGCGAGTCCGCCACCGGCCGGGCGATCACCGGTGCGGCAGCGAGGAACCTCACGCCGGTCAGCCTGGAGCTCGGCGGCAAGGGTGCGAACCTGGTGTTCGCCGACGCCGACCTGGACAACGCGGTCGACTGGTCGATCAAGGCGATCTTCACCAATGCCGGGCAGGTCTGCCTCGCCGGCAGCCGGCTCTACGTCGAGCGCACGATCCTCGACGAGTTCCTGGATCGGTTCGTTGCCGCGGCCGAGGCCCTGGTCATCGGCGACCCCCGGGACCCGGCTACCCAGATTGGCCCGCTGGCGTCAGAGACGCACTACACGAAGGTGCGCGGTCACCTGGAGAACGCGGCGGGGAAGATGCTCACCGGCGGCCTCGGCGACGGCTGGGTGGTCCGGCCGACGGTCATCGTCGACGCGCCCGCGGACTCGCCGATCCAGCGCGAGGAGGTCTTCGGGCCGGTCGTGACCGTGACGCCGTTCGACTCCGAGGCCGAGGCGGTCGGGCTGGCGAACGACTCCCCGTACGGCCTCAACGCGATGGTGTTCACTGAGAACCTCTCCCGCGCGCACCGGGTCGCCGCGGCGCTGCAGGCGGGGACGGTCTGGACGAACTGCTTCTTCATCCGGGACCTGCGGGCGCCGTTCGGCGGGTTCGCGGACTCCGGCTGGGGCCGCGAGGGCGGCACCTTCAGCCGGGAGTTCTTCACCGAGCCCAAGGCCGTCGTGATGGCCGTTTCCGCAGCCCACGACGGGTCGTAA
- a CDS encoding ParA family protein: MASPTGTQKVVVMDPDTSTQGVESAALARVVLVANQKGGVGKTSIVTALAGLIARPDRRVLVVDADPQGNATSSDLGVDGDRGRGLMMALQYGEPPKVERDVRPGLDLVAGGPLLAQVGALTATATQTGLDLVANLRAALAQVCVAGGYSVVLIDSGPGDAPLLDALLRVTRYLVVPTKDDDASLSGVELLALRYLKARQEGALVQLLGVVLFDANPRATARNGQVLTDLDGLLDGSGSSSFQTIIRSDRAAALDLRSAHLTPAELVAATAEQNKSRLARLRSGGKHRADRAAADGAEPVRLWSRDPSALASDYQALARELLTRIAGAESGARA, from the coding sequence ATGGCGAGCCCGACAGGCACGCAGAAGGTGGTGGTGATGGACCCCGACACGTCCACGCAGGGGGTGGAGTCCGCGGCACTGGCGCGGGTGGTGCTGGTGGCCAACCAGAAGGGTGGGGTGGGCAAGACCTCGATCGTCACCGCCTTGGCCGGATTGATCGCCCGCCCGGACCGGCGGGTGCTGGTGGTCGACGCGGATCCGCAGGGCAACGCCACCAGCAGCGACCTGGGGGTGGACGGCGACCGTGGCCGCGGCCTGATGATGGCGCTGCAGTACGGCGAGCCCCCGAAGGTCGAGCGCGACGTGCGGCCCGGTCTCGACCTCGTCGCCGGCGGGCCGCTGCTGGCTCAGGTCGGGGCGCTCACCGCGACCGCCACGCAGACCGGACTGGACCTGGTCGCCAACCTGCGCGCGGCCCTGGCGCAGGTCTGCGTGGCCGGCGGCTACAGCGTCGTGCTGATCGACTCCGGGCCGGGGGACGCGCCGCTGCTCGATGCGCTGCTGCGGGTGACCCGCTATCTGGTGGTCCCGACCAAGGACGACGACGCGTCGCTGAGCGGGGTGGAACTGCTGGCGCTGCGCTACCTCAAGGCGCGCCAGGAAGGCGCCCTGGTGCAGCTGCTCGGGGTGGTGCTGTTCGACGCCAACCCGCGGGCGACCGCCCGCAACGGCCAGGTCCTGACCGACCTCGACGGGCTGCTCGACGGGTCCGGCTCGAGCAGCTTCCAGACGATCATCCGCAGCGACCGCGCCGCGGCCCTGGATCTGCGCTCGGCCCACCTGACCCCGGCCGAGCTCGTCGCGGCCACCGCCGAGCAGAACAAGTCCCGGCTGGCCCGGCTCCGTAGCGGCGGTAAACACCGCGCCGACCGGGCGGCCGCCGACGGGGCCGAGCCGGTGCGGCTGTGGTCCCGGGACCCCTCGGCCCTGGCCAGTGATTACCAGGCCCTGGCCCGCGAGCTGCTGACCCGCATCGCCGGCGCCGAGAGCGGGGCCCGGGCATGA
- a CDS encoding TetR/AcrR family transcriptional regulator gives MTTRRERKRLHTRRRLYEAAVQLFEEQGYDATTMDEIAELADTARATAYNYFPRKSSFLDEWMHRRREQVSVDLDAQGGESQPIGALLRSYLDELARINLTQERLTRTLLPAWVRAGGPIDDAPALADVMTRYIRLGQQRGEVREDCDAERAGHLIRNAYLGNLYLWLRDDDSTRLDLLNAVHESVDIVLRGLAPR, from the coding sequence ATGACGACCCGTCGCGAACGCAAGCGCCTCCACACTCGTCGACGCCTCTATGAAGCCGCCGTGCAGCTGTTCGAGGAACAAGGCTACGACGCCACGACCATGGATGAGATAGCCGAACTGGCCGACACCGCTCGCGCGACCGCCTACAACTACTTTCCCCGCAAGAGCAGCTTCCTCGACGAATGGATGCATCGCCGCCGCGAACAGGTCAGCGTCGACCTTGACGCCCAGGGGGGCGAATCCCAGCCCATCGGGGCCCTCCTACGTAGCTACCTCGACGAACTCGCGCGTATCAACCTCACTCAGGAACGGCTCACCCGCACCCTCCTCCCCGCCTGGGTCCGCGCCGGCGGACCGATCGACGATGCCCCTGCCCTTGCCGACGTGATGACCCGCTACATCAGGCTCGGGCAGCAACGGGGCGAGGTCCGGGAGGACTGCGACGCTGAACGCGCCGGGCACCTCATCCGCAACGCCTACCTCGGCAACCTCTACCTCTGGCTACGCGATGACGACTCCACACGATTAGACCTGCTGAATGCTGTCCACGAGAGCGTCGACATCGTCCTACGCGGCCTAGCACCCCGCTGA
- a CDS encoding fumarylacetoacetate hydrolase family protein, whose amino-acid sequence MRLVTFEPGHADLVGPRVGVLHEDRVVDLYAAHTAAVLRAGGGVGDARITAASAAPRDMIAFFEGGEQARRRADDAVAFVVGALDRGEDPVNPGGEQVAPVADAVRLLAPVPRPRRIRDYLTYEAHAAGSGLAVPEAFRSVPICYECNVGTILGPGDPIPWPAYTDQMDFELEIGFFVGKGGRNISVDEAPAHIAGVTIFNDLSARDIQFFEMSLNIGPSKGKSFGTVMGPCVTTIDEVDEFAVQCTARVNGEVWAQADTSGRRYSFAEVLAWASYCEPVYPGEFLAVGTVGGGCGLELDRWIQSGDVLELEASEIGTLRNVVAEKEKTPAGAGIPSYTGAPRAGH is encoded by the coding sequence ATGCGGCTGGTGACGTTCGAACCCGGACACGCGGATCTGGTGGGCCCACGAGTGGGTGTGCTGCACGAGGACCGGGTTGTCGACCTCTACGCGGCCCACACGGCGGCGGTCCTGCGTGCTGGCGGCGGGGTGGGCGACGCGCGGATCACCGCGGCCAGTGCGGCGCCCCGGGACATGATCGCGTTCTTCGAGGGCGGGGAGCAGGCGCGCCGACGCGCTGACGACGCCGTCGCTTTCGTCGTCGGGGCGCTGGACCGGGGCGAGGACCCGGTCAACCCGGGCGGTGAGCAGGTCGCACCCGTCGCCGACGCGGTTCGGCTGCTGGCCCCGGTGCCGCGGCCGCGCCGGATCAGGGACTACCTGACCTACGAGGCGCACGCCGCGGGGTCCGGTTTGGCCGTTCCCGAGGCGTTCCGCAGCGTCCCGATCTGCTACGAGTGCAACGTCGGGACCATCCTCGGCCCCGGCGACCCGATCCCGTGGCCGGCCTACACCGACCAGATGGACTTCGAGCTCGAAATCGGGTTCTTCGTCGGCAAGGGCGGCCGCAACATCTCCGTGGACGAGGCGCCCGCTCACATTGCCGGCGTCACGATCTTTAACGACCTCAGCGCCCGGGATATCCAGTTCTTCGAGATGAGCCTGAACATCGGCCCGTCGAAGGGCAAGAGCTTCGGCACCGTGATGGGCCCCTGCGTGACCACCATCGACGAAGTCGACGAGTTCGCCGTGCAGTGCACCGCCCGGGTCAACGGCGAGGTGTGGGCACAGGCCGACACCAGTGGCCGCCGCTACTCCTTCGCCGAGGTACTCGCCTGGGCCTCCTACTGCGAGCCGGTCTACCCCGGTGAGTTCCTCGCCGTTGGGACCGTCGGTGGTGGCTGCGGGCTCGAGCTGGATCGCTGGATCCAGAGCGGGGACGTCCTCGAGCTCGAGGCCTCCGAGATCGGAACGCTGCGCAACGTCGTCGCGGAGAAGGAGAAGACCCCCGCCGGCGCCGGGATCCCCAGTTACACGGGCGCCCCCCGGGCAGGACACTGA
- a CDS encoding DUF2905 domain-containing protein has product MVRELGPWLIGGGIVLLVAGFLAWSGALSWLGNLPGDIRITTENARIYIPITSMLLVSVVLNVVIWLLLWLFHR; this is encoded by the coding sequence ATGGTCAGGGAGCTGGGGCCGTGGCTGATCGGCGGCGGGATCGTACTGCTCGTCGCTGGGTTCCTCGCATGGTCAGGAGCGCTGTCCTGGTTGGGTAATCTCCCGGGTGACATCCGGATCACGACCGAGAATGCCAGGATCTACATCCCGATCACCTCGATGCTGCTCGTCTCGGTCGTCCTGAACGTCGTGATCTGGCTCCTCCTCTGGCTCTTTCACCGCTGA
- a CDS encoding type II toxin-antitoxin system Phd/YefM family antitoxin, protein MKTMTYSESRARYAETLNAVTDDREEVVITRAGHEPVVMVALDDYESLKETAYLLRSPENARRLLAAIDRLEHGAGATRDLLDSADE, encoded by the coding sequence ATGAAGACGATGACGTACTCGGAGTCCCGCGCGCGCTACGCCGAGACCCTCAACGCCGTGACCGACGACCGGGAAGAAGTGGTGATCACTCGGGCGGGCCATGAGCCGGTCGTCATGGTCGCGCTCGATGACTACGAATCGCTCAAGGAGACTGCCTACCTGCTGCGCAGCCCCGAGAACGCACGGCGGCTGCTCGCCGCGATCGACCGCCTCGAACACGGCGCGGGCGCGACCCGTGACCTGCTCGATTCCGCCGACGAGTGA
- a CDS encoding cupin domain-containing protein has product MPDIHRVVTGHNEKGQSLVLFEDAGTNKVTIDSWPGGLKITELWVTNEAPANMDSDADRSTRPFQHDPVNGGTIFRWLEFPPESQGESFDAGAIFTQLGSENKPTGEMSQKHFSMHRTDSIDYLVVLSGQMQMVMDEGEVTLRPGSCIVQQGTNHAWVNRGSEPCVVAAILVDGAKPAALG; this is encoded by the coding sequence ATGCCTGACATCCACCGCGTCGTCACCGGTCACAACGAGAAGGGCCAGTCGCTGGTCCTGTTCGAGGACGCCGGGACCAACAAGGTCACCATCGACTCCTGGCCCGGGGGCCTGAAGATTACCGAGCTGTGGGTCACCAACGAGGCCCCCGCCAACATGGACTCCGACGCCGACCGGTCCACTCGCCCGTTCCAGCACGACCCGGTGAACGGCGGCACGATCTTCCGCTGGCTGGAGTTCCCTCCCGAGTCTCAGGGCGAGTCCTTCGACGCAGGCGCGATCTTCACCCAGCTCGGCAGTGAGAACAAGCCAACCGGGGAGATGAGTCAGAAGCACTTCTCCATGCACCGCACCGACTCCATCGACTACCTCGTCGTGCTGTCCGGGCAGATGCAGATGGTCATGGACGAGGGCGAGGTCACCCTTCGGCCCGGATCCTGCATCGTGCAGCAGGGCACCAACCATGCCTGGGTGAACCGCGGCAGCGAGCCCTGTGTTGTCGCTGCAATCCTGGTGGACGGCGCCAAGCCCGCCGCCCTGGGCTGA
- a CDS encoding class I adenylate-forming enzyme family protein, whose product MAGYHRLPDKTAETLRDGWLHTGDIGYLAADGYLYLLDRKNDIIITGGMNVYSSEVEQFLQTCPGVGQVAVVGLPDPDWGEAVVAVVVPAPGTARIDVDDLTARCRLTLSAYKRPKCIRQVEQLPLTPYGKVDKKQLRNQLTRDPESPR is encoded by the coding sequence ATGGCCGGCTACCACCGCCTGCCCGACAAGACCGCCGAAACCCTGCGCGACGGGTGGCTGCACACCGGCGACATCGGCTACCTCGCCGCCGACGGCTACCTCTACCTGCTCGACCGCAAGAATGACATCATCATCACCGGCGGTATGAACGTCTACAGCAGCGAGGTCGAGCAGTTCCTGCAGACCTGTCCCGGAGTCGGACAAGTCGCCGTCGTCGGGCTCCCCGACCCCGACTGGGGCGAAGCCGTTGTCGCCGTCGTCGTCCCCGCGCCTGGCACCGCCAGGATTGACGTCGACGACCTCACGGCCCGCTGCCGCTTAACCCTGTCGGCCTACAAACGCCCCAAGTGCATCCGCCAGGTCGAGCAGCTCCCGCTGACCCCCTACGGCAAGGTCGACAAGAAGCAGCTACGCAACCAGCTCACCCGCGACCCGGAGTCGCCGCGATGA